One Rosa chinensis cultivar Old Blush chromosome 5, RchiOBHm-V2, whole genome shotgun sequence genomic region harbors:
- the LOC112164168 gene encoding uncharacterized protein LOC112164168: MARLVMVGLVFASVSLLLSSVAARVPDYDYLPDESITRTSFEDDEAYAPVTIEYGFPPEPFRGYYDNLDQCEDNVNLNCVKEIYRSMFKTEPLNKNCCKNLVQMGYGCHSRLAKLVNPRNKAKASMALAKSVQIWQKCVSVVETGRFPAVPAPF, translated from the coding sequence ATGGCAAGATTAGTCATGGTTGGTTTGGTCTTTGCAAGTGTATCATTGCTCCTGTCATCTGTAGCAGCTCGAGTTCCTGATTATGACTATCTACCCGATGAGTCCATTACCCGTACTAgctttgaagatgatgaagccTACGCTCCAGTTACGATCGAGTATGGGTTTCCACCAGAGCCGTTCCGTGGATATTATGACAATTTAGACCAATGTGAAGACAACGTCAACCTAAATTGTGTTAAAGAGATTTACCGCAGTATGTTCAAAACCGAGCCTCTTAATAAGAACTGTTGCAAGAACCTTGTGCAGATGGGATATGGCTGTCACAGTAGGTTAGCGAAACTTGTGAACCCGAGAAATAAAGCAAAAGCTTCCATGGCATTGGCTAAGAGTGTGCAGATTTGGCAAAAGTGTGTCTCAGTTGTTGAAACTGGTCGATTCCCTGCTGTTCCTGCTCCTTTCTAA